From one Trifolium pratense cultivar HEN17-A07 linkage group LG1, ARS_RC_1.1, whole genome shotgun sequence genomic stretch:
- the LOC123905593 gene encoding uncharacterized protein LOC123905593: protein MEWRKCYLDVILVPLAFIISIGYHLWLWYKVRTQPHTTIVGINASGRRNWVNAMMKDNEKKNILAVQSLRNTIMGATLMATTSILLCSGLAAVISSTYSVKKPLNDAIYGAHGEFMVALKYVTLLTIFLFSFFCHSLAIRFINQVNILINTPQDPMSLVTPEYIFEILEKGFILNAVGNRLFYAGLPMLLWIFGPVLVFLCSLTMVPVLYNLDFVYTSGKGKMNVDQKEDYV from the exons ATGGAATGGAGAAAATGCTATTTGGATGTGATATTGGTGCCTTTGGCATTTATAATTAGCATTGGTTATCATTTGTGGCTTTGGTATAAGGTTAGAACTCAACCACATACAACCATTGTTGGTATCAATGCTAGTGGTCGTAGAAATTGGGTTAATGCTATGATGAAG GacaatgaaaagaaaaacatcttagctgTTCAATCACTAAGGAACACAATAATGGGAGCAACCTTAATGGCCACAACCTCAATTTTACTATGTTCAGGTCTAGCAGCAGTTATAAGCAGCACATATAGTGTGAAGAAACCACTCAATGATGCAATTTATGGAGCACATGGAGAATTCATGGTAGCACTAAAATATGTCACACTCTTAACAATTTTCCTCTTCTCATTTTTTTGTCACTCTCTTGCAATAAGGTTCATAAATCAAGTCAACATTTTAATCAACACACCACAAGATCCTATGTCACTTGTGACACcagaatatatatttgaaattttggaAAAAGGTTTCATTTTGAATGCTGTTGGAAATAGGCTTTTCTATGCTGGGCTTCCTATGTTACTTTGGATATTTGGTCCTGTTTTGGTTTTTCTTTGCTCTCTCACTATGGTTCCTGTGCTTTACAATCTTGATTTTGTGTATACTAGTGGAAAGGGAAAGATGAATGTGGATCAAAAGGAGGATTATGTTTAA